One Conger conger chromosome 18, fConCon1.1, whole genome shotgun sequence DNA window includes the following coding sequences:
- the LOC133118684 gene encoding uncharacterized protein LOC133118684, producing MGLVPSAEQKEEFGRAVGAHIYEAMLQSGALPDVGIERHLLDGVGLRPGAATRDRLMELRKHVDGRGPAYLKELMAKMAAFTEEPRVTGLLTLLVSMAIEMAYASSRRPSGQGAGPEERLAELRDLTEEYLKRQRMHLEDERRLREDTERLEGQVSYLLTQIKNGMLTEGHANSRTLKHWVNGAAFHVQMLIHLACLGQQSEGPARVAITSYQEDLREVLPAYRRYKASTIRVSKRSEAHLAEDGPELSLAGYSVRDTELGASADVPLPEDTPLACEHLETAFCTEAYLDHLFSHYPHITGMEAYFSNTLNILPVLIPQPAHSQSPALNA from the exons ATGGGGCTGGTGCCCTCAGCAGAGCAGAAGGAGGAGTTCGGGCGGGCCGTGGGTGCTCACATCTACGAGGCGATGCTGCAGAGCGGGGCTCTGCCAGACGTGGGCATCgagcgccacctgctggacgGCGTGGGACTGCGGCCCGGGGCCGCCACACGTGACCGCCTCATGGAGCTCAGGAAGCACGTGGACGGCCGAGGCCCCGCCTACCTCAAAGAGCTGATGGCCAAGATGGCCGCCTTCACCGAGGAGCCGCGGGTGACCGGCTTGCTCACCCTGCTGGTCTCCATGGCGATAGAGATGGCGTACGCCTCATCCAGGAGGCCCTccgggcagggggcggggcccgaGGAGCGGCTGGCCGAGCTGAGGGACCTCACCGAGGAGTACCTGAAGCGCCAGCGCATGCACCTGGAGGATGAGCGGAGGCTGCGGGAGGACACGGAACGCCTGGAGGGCCAGGTCAGCTACCTCCTCACCCAAATTAAGAACGGCATGCTGACGGAAGGACACGCCAACTCCAGGACCCTCAAGCACTGGGTCAACGGAGCCGCCTTCCATGTGCAG ATGCTGATCCACCTGGCGTGTTTGGGCCAGCAGAGCGAGGGACCCGCCCGTGTGGCCATCACCTCCTACCAGGAGGACCTGAGGGAGGTGCTGCCGGCCTACAGGAGGTACAAGGCGTCCACCATCCGCGTCTCCAAGCGCAGCGAGGCTCACCTGGCGGAGGACGGGCCCGAACTGTCGCTGGCGGGGTACAGCGTTCGCGACACGGAGCTGGGCGCGTCGGCGGACGTGCCCCTGCCTGAGGACACGCCCCTGGCCTGTGAGCACCTGGAAACGGCCTTCTGCACCGAGGCCTACCTGGACCACCTGTTCTCCCACTACCCCCACATCACCGGCATGGAGGCCTACTTCTCCAACACGCTCAACATCCTGCCCGTGCTCATACCGCAACCCGCACACTCCCAGTCCCCCGCCCTGAACGCTTAA